A region from the Ptychodera flava strain L36383 chromosome 10, AS_Pfla_20210202, whole genome shotgun sequence genome encodes:
- the LOC139142367 gene encoding E3 ubiquitin-protein ligase HACE1-like: METIQRLARSLRSARTVELPEDNTAAAFVLMPMVIANQHRSVAELLANSSFDVNFPFGRAQRNLVHIAANCGSYECMSILLKKGADVNYQDMSGCTALHLAARNGQKKCISKLLEYKADVNIRNNEGLTTIHWLAVNGRTELLHDLLQHVTDVDVEDGQGQTALHVACQNGHKSTVVCLLDNGADVNRPNICGATPLFFACSHGQRDTAQILLSRSAKYLPDNNGHTPLDICVQGGYSETCEVLLQFIPRLFDAVIQMAADEKFRENTLYRVLEYLSQASEGQHHRIMVSLGELATSAGHKLLSVSSNFNTQVNSLLRCVRMLCRLHNMVSTDNKDLTIYMTPNPNNTTSPFKPLELLWNSLEEWLFLIGSELKRAEQAKARASEVAKSVVDGALEAALDKLAFDKEHRARTLRRLSSGGSKTEQTNSDRTLSETDNNIMRLVMSHGSEAGMLSTEKESKSSAGQTAPVPKKDSEQTKSPSESQPSSNQQQQTERTSQQMPNSSHSNGSQSSFIDNLISASSLTAVAEDRESAGTPPTAAVLERRNNLLTESDKQNDNMHSAHDMVSATADRLCAVTQAFYMCCSCQFKERMTSPRFIEFVCRHDAVLKFLVTRNPMIIFDYFDFLLECPELMSRFMHIIKSQPFHLRREWFYDNLHPLEDEASVHRPPIDDDVLLIHRESVFNSSCAVVTQASTHKLKQGIAVRFSGEDGMGQGVVREWFDILSKEILNPDYALFTQSADGSTFQPNSNSSINPDHLNYFRFAGQLMGLALYHKHLLSVYFTRSFYKHILGIPVNYHDVASIDPEYAKNLQWILDHDITDIGLELTFSVETDVFGAMQEVELKPGGANIHVSNENKAEYVQLVTELRMTRAIQPQIDSFLKGFHDYIPPALVQLFDEYELELMLSGLPEIDVQDWMDNSEYNSGVTVDEPLIKWFWEVVNEFSQEERVLLLQFVTGSSRVPHGGFGYLSGGSGVQRFNISPVRYVPNLLPTASTCINLLKLPEYPTKEELKNRLLVALQCGSQGYALA, from the exons ATGGAAACAATTCAGCGATTAGCTCGTTCCCTGAGAAGTGCTAGGACAGTGGAGCTACCCGAAG ACAACACAGCTGCGGCATTTGTACTTATGCCAATGGTAATAGCCAATCAACACAG GTCCGTGGCAGAACTGTTAGCCAACTCATCATTCGATGTCAACTTTCCGTTTGGAAGAGCTCAGAGAAACCTTGTCCACATTGCAGCAAA TTGTGGTTCATATGAATGTATGAGTATACTGTTGAAGAAGGGAGCCGATGTGAACTACCAGGATATGTCTGGATGTACAGCGCTACATCTTGCGGCAAGGAATGG ACAGAAGAAATgcatttcaaaactactggaaTACAAAGCTGATGTAAATATCAGAAATAATGAAGGTCTAACCACA ATTCACTGGTTAGCTGTCAACGGAAGAACTGAACTTTTACACGACTTGCTGCAGCATGTTACTGACGTTGATGTAGAG GATGGGCAAGGGCAAACTGCTCTTCACGTTGCATGTCAAAACGGTCACAAAAGT ACCGTTGTGTGTTTGTTGGATAACGGAGCCGATGTGAATAGGCCGAACATATGCGGCGCTACGCCGTTGTTCTTTGCTTGCAG CCATGGCCAGAGAGATACGGCGCAGATACTGTTATCAAGGTCAGCCAAGTATTTACCGGACAACAATGGCCACACTCCCCTTGATATCTGTGTTCAG GGTGGTTACAGTGAGACATGTGAGGTATTGCTGCAGTTTATTCCCAGATTATTCGATGCAGTGATACAAATGGCAGCTGATGAAAAATTCAGAGAAAATACA TTGTACAGAGTTCTTGAATACTTAAGCCAGGCAAGCGAAGGCCAGCACCACAGAATAATGGTTAGCCTAGGGGAGCTTGCCACCTCAGCTGGACACAAATTGTTAAG CGTTTCCAGTAATTTCAACACCCAGGTCAACAGTCTGTTACGATGTGTACGGATGTTATGCCGACTACACAATATGGTGTCGACCGACAACAAAGACCTGACCATCTACATGACACCAAACCCTAACAACACAACTTCACCATTTAAG CCCCTTGAACTGCTGTGGAACTCTCTGGAAGAATGGCTGTTCCTCATCGGTTCAGAGTTGAAGAGAGCTGAACAGGCCAAAGCCAGGGCATCAGAAGTTGCCAAATCAGTTGTCGACGGGGCACTTGAGGCTGCGCTGGACAAGCTAGCTTTTGACAAAGAGCACAGAGCCAGAACACTACGGAGGCTGAGCAGTGGAGGGAGTAAAACCGAACAAACAAATTCTGACAGGACATTGTCGGAGACCGATAACAATATTATGAGGTTGGTGATGTCTCATGGATCTGAGGCTGGCATGTTGAGCACAGAAAAAGAATCTAAATCTAGTGCTGGCCAGACAGCACCTGTACCCAAAAAGGACAGTGAGCAAACTAAATCTCCCAGTGAATCACAGCCATCGTCCAATCAACAACAGCAGACAGAACGTACATCGCAACAGATGCCAAACAGTTCTCATTCCAACGGATCGCAGTCTTCATTTATCGATAACTTGATTTCAGCGAGTTCCCTGACAGCTGTGGCTGAGGATAGGGAAAGTGCTGGAACGCCGCCTACAGCAGCTGTTCTGGAAAGGCGGAATAATCTGCTCACGGAGAGCGATAAGCAGAATGATAATATGCACAGTGCGCATGACATGGTGTCCGCAACAGCTGACAGACTCTGTGCCGTGACTCAGGCCTTCTACATGTGTTGCTCGTGTCAGTTTAAAGAGAG GATGACATCGCCAAGGTTTATAGAGTTTGTTTGCCGCCATGATGCAGTGTTGAAATTCTTGGTCACAAG AAATCCCATGATTATCTTCGACTACTTTGACTTCTTACTGGAATGCCCAGAACTGATGTCAAGGTTCATGCATATCATTAAATCTCAG CCATTCCATTTAAGAAGAGAATGGTTCTATGATAATTTACATCCACTGGAAGATGAGGCTTCAGTACACCGACCACCAATAGATGATGATGTGCTTTTAATACACAGAG AGTCCGTCTTCAACAGTAGCTGTGCAGTGGTCACGCAAGCCAGCACTCACAAACTGAAACAGGGTATTGCTGTCAGGTTTTCTGGAGAAGACGGCATG GGTCAAGGTGTGGTACGGGAATGGTTTGATATTTTGTCCAAGGAAATTTTGAACCCAGACTACGCTCTGTTCACCCAGTCTGCCGATG GTTCCACATTCCAGCCAAATAGTAACTCCTCCATCAACCCGGACCACCTCAATTATTTCCGTTTTGCCGGTCAACTGATGGGACTGGCACTCTATCACAAGCATTTACTTTCGGTCTACTTCACGAGGTCTTTTTACAAACACATCCTGG GTATTCCCGTGAACTACCATGATGTGGCGTCCATTGACCCGGAGTATGCTAAAAATTTACAG TGGATCTTAGATCACGACATCACAGACATCGGATTAGAGCTGACTTTTTCCGTGGAGACGGATGTATTCGGTGCAATGCAGGAAGTGGAATTAAAGCCAGGGGGTGCCAATATCCATGTGTCCAATGAAAACAAA GCAGAGTACGTACAGTTGGTAACTGAACTGAGAATGACCCGAGCCATCCAGCCACAGATTGACAGCTTCCTGAAGGGTTTCCATGACTACATACCCCCGGCATTGGTCCAACTATTTGATGAGTATGAGTTG GAACTGATGTTGTCCGGACTACCGGAGATAGACGTCCAGGATTGGATGGATAACTCAGAATACAACAGTGGAGTCACTGTGGATGAACCTCTCATCAAG TGGTTCTGGGAAGTGGTCAATGAGTTCAGCCAAGAGGAGAGAGTGTTGCTCCTTCAGTTTGTCACCGGAAG TTCCAGAGTTCCCCATGGTGGGTTTGGTTATTTATCTGGAGGCAGTGGAGTCCAACGGTTCAACATTTCACCAGTCCGTTATGTGCCAAACTTACTTCCAACAGCTAGTACTTG
- the LOC139142368 gene encoding potassium channel subfamily K member 18-like isoform X1: protein MTSSIVFCLTVISTIGYGHVVPVTETGKIACIFYSLFGIPLFLVFLAKTGLLLAVPLQASHKYFCHLCKMVSLRLRRARCTAKRCWRKNRAPQIDLWMNNTTEWFILRSIASADFGLVDPKIESDKDAAAEARNLRRWTPYPIENLGHNGTSTSRNCQDVTETWCQSGATLVSSPDVGDLMLSKGTQTVDERRVPVGGNDGTQTTASPIKSGYCKIDHPRTNNECPDMKPKPSQSDSTRRVKKSCKNAMKQQREVSLVFLLFIVVAYILGGSAIFVWEESWSYLDSVYFSVITFTTIGFGDLIPIYGSGDSPRLNVIVLCSYILVGLVLMSACLNLSQNKISCVGRKLLSGKIATAIKKTATLKSKVDNRSDRETGETG, encoded by the exons ATGACGTCATCAATCGTCTTCTGCCTGACCGTGATCAGCACCATAG GATATGGTCACGTGGTTCCGGTGACAGAAACGGGGAAGATTGCGTGCATCTTCTATTCTCTCTTCGGAATACCGCTGTTTTTAGTCTTCCTGGCCAAGACTGGGCTGTTGCTTGCCGTGCCACTGCAAGCTTCCcacaaatatttctgtcatcttTGCAAGATGGTTTCCTTGAGACTGCGCAGAGCCAGGTGTACCGCAAAACGGTGTTGGCGTAAAAATCGAGCACCCCAAATCGACCTTTGGATGAACAATACCACTGAGTGGTTCATCCTGCGTTCAATTGCCAGCGCTGATTTTGGTCTGGTGGACCCGAAAATTGAGAGTGACAAAGACGCTGCGGCTGAAGCTAGAAATCTTCGAAGGTGGACGCCGTATCCGATCGAGAATCTCGGACATAACGGGACCTCAACTTCGAGAAACTGTCAGGATGTCACCGAAACTTGGTGCCAATCAGGCGCCACGCTGGTATCATCTCCCGACGTTGGAGATCTCATGCTATCAAAAGGCACCCAAACTGTCGATGAAAGACGAGTTCCAGTTGGTGGAAACGATGGGACCCAAACCACCGCTTCTCCAATAAAATCTGGGTATTGCAAGATCGATCATCCGCGGACCAATAACGAGTGCCCAGACATGAAACCGAAACCAAGTCAGTCGGATTCAACTCGCAGGGTCAAGAAGTCGTGTAAGAATGCCATGAAACAACAGCGAGAGGTTTCGTTGGTGTTCCTCTTGTTTATAGTTGTTGCCTACATTCTCGGTGGCTCGGCCATCTTTGTGTGGGAAGAGAGTTGGTCCTATCTGGACTCTGTCTACTTCTCGGTGATCACGTTCACGACGATAGGTTTTGGCGATCTCATACCCATTTACGGGTCCGGTGACTCGCCCAGACTAAACGTCATCGTTCTTTGCAGCTATATATTGGTCGGACTGGTTCTCATGAGCGCCTGCCTGAACTTGTCACAGAACAAAATATCCTGCGTTGGAAGGAAGCTGCTGTCGGGTAAAATTGCTACGGCTATTAAGAAAACGGCGACTTTGAAGTCGAAAGTGGACAATCGTAGTGACAGAGAGACAGGGGAGACTGGCTAG
- the LOC139142368 gene encoding uncharacterized protein isoform X2, translating into MVSLRLRRARCTAKRCWRKNRAPQIDLWMNNTTEWFILRSIASADFGLVDPKIESDKDAAAEARNLRRWTPYPIENLGHNGTSTSRNCQDVTETWCQSGATLVSSPDVGDLMLSKGTQTVDERRVPVGGNDGTQTTASPIKSGYCKIDHPRTNNECPDMKPKPSQSDSTRRVKKSCKNAMKQQREVSLVFLLFIVVAYILGGSAIFVWEESWSYLDSVYFSVITFTTIGFGDLIPIYGSGDSPRLNVIVLCSYILVGLVLMSACLNLSQNKISCVGRKLLSGKIATAIKKTATLKSKVDNRSDRETGETG; encoded by the coding sequence ATGGTTTCCTTGAGACTGCGCAGAGCCAGGTGTACCGCAAAACGGTGTTGGCGTAAAAATCGAGCACCCCAAATCGACCTTTGGATGAACAATACCACTGAGTGGTTCATCCTGCGTTCAATTGCCAGCGCTGATTTTGGTCTGGTGGACCCGAAAATTGAGAGTGACAAAGACGCTGCGGCTGAAGCTAGAAATCTTCGAAGGTGGACGCCGTATCCGATCGAGAATCTCGGACATAACGGGACCTCAACTTCGAGAAACTGTCAGGATGTCACCGAAACTTGGTGCCAATCAGGCGCCACGCTGGTATCATCTCCCGACGTTGGAGATCTCATGCTATCAAAAGGCACCCAAACTGTCGATGAAAGACGAGTTCCAGTTGGTGGAAACGATGGGACCCAAACCACCGCTTCTCCAATAAAATCTGGGTATTGCAAGATCGATCATCCGCGGACCAATAACGAGTGCCCAGACATGAAACCGAAACCAAGTCAGTCGGATTCAACTCGCAGGGTCAAGAAGTCGTGTAAGAATGCCATGAAACAACAGCGAGAGGTTTCGTTGGTGTTCCTCTTGTTTATAGTTGTTGCCTACATTCTCGGTGGCTCGGCCATCTTTGTGTGGGAAGAGAGTTGGTCCTATCTGGACTCTGTCTACTTCTCGGTGATCACGTTCACGACGATAGGTTTTGGCGATCTCATACCCATTTACGGGTCCGGTGACTCGCCCAGACTAAACGTCATCGTTCTTTGCAGCTATATATTGGTCGGACTGGTTCTCATGAGCGCCTGCCTGAACTTGTCACAGAACAAAATATCCTGCGTTGGAAGGAAGCTGCTGTCGGGTAAAATTGCTACGGCTATTAAGAAAACGGCGACTTTGAAGTCGAAAGTGGACAATCGTAGTGACAGAGAGACAGGGGAGACTGGCTAG